Genomic segment of Exiguobacterium acetylicum:
TAGCGGGCGATTCTTCCATAGGTGCCGTCCATCTGTTTTTCACGTATCCCGATGGTCTCTCGACCGATTTTCTGGTCGAATTTCATCTTGAACTTTCCGTCAGCATCCGACTTCGTCGCATACCATTTGTTGGCGAACAGAATCATCACATCGGTGTCCACTTCGGCGGTTCCTTCGATTTCTGAATCAATCGAAGTGAACGGCGTCAGTCCCACTTCCGCATGGACCGAGTTCTGAAGAATGAAGAACATCAAAGGCAGTACGAACATGAATGCATTGAATCGTAAAAGGTCTTTCACCCTTTTCAAGCTCACTTGAATCATCACCTCTTTGGTTTGATTGGTACTGCCAGATTGTTTCTAGACGGGTTTGAACGACTCGTTCGTCACTCGAAAAGTGCGATGATCTCCTCATAGTCGACCGTAGGATCAGGACGGAGCTCGCCGTTCTCGATCGCGTCGAGCATGCGTTGTTCCTTCATCTTGAGGCGGTCATAGATTTTCTCGTCGACCATCCCATGTTCCTCCGGTTGTCCTTGCATCATCATGTAGTGATAACGCGTGTATTGTCCCTGAGGTAGACCCAGTCGATGGATGCGGTCGCGCGATTGCAGCATGTGCGTCAGGTTGAACGAATATTCTAGGTAGACCGCATCATGACAGACGTGATGTAGCGATACCGACTCGGCGAGGGTATGCGGGTTCGTGACGATGACGTCGAGCTCGCCCGCCTGGAACGACTTGATGATGCGTTCGCGCTCCTCGAGCGGCGTACTCCCATAGATTGCCTCCGCCTTGATGCCCCGGGCGAGAAGCTCCGCCCGGAACTTGTCGATCGTATGGACGAACATGCACCAGACGACGGCCGTCTTGCCCTCATCATGCAGGTCGGAGACGAGCTCCACCCCGGCACGGAACTTCCGTGTCGTAGGGACGCGACGCAACAACTCGACCTCCGAGCGGTCGAGCGTGACGGGAGGCGTGTCCTCCTGTCCGGCGAAGGTGAGGCCGGACGCCTCCTCCTCTCCATACATCTCCTGGAAGTCGAGTGCCCGCAACAGGAGCTCCGGGCAGGTCGAGGCCTGCAGGAGGCGGATATACATGCTGAACGGGTTCCCCAGGTACTTGCGATGGACGAGGTCGATGATCGCCTGCTCGGCATCGTTCGCCTCCACGTGATACTGGATGTCCGGCTCTGCCTGCGGTACCTGGAGCTCGTGCTTCGTCGTCCGCCAGAAGAACGGCAGCATCTTAGCGTTGATCTCCTCGATCCGGGTCGAGGAAGGATTCTTCAGCTCGCTCGGCTTGAAGTTGAAGAAGCTCTTGTAGTCCTCCCCGTACAGGATGTTCAGGAAGTTATAGACGTCCTCGTAGGTGTTCGGTATCGGCGTACCGGTCAGTACGTACTTATAGGAAGTCAGCGTCGAGAGACGCTTCGCGATTTGGGCCCGTTTGCTCTTCATCCCCTTGATCTTATGGACCTCGTCGAAGACGAGCATCGTGCGTCCGTCGATGACGTCGCTGAGCACGCCCTCGAATCGTCCGAGCGACTCATAGTTGACGAGGACGAGGTCGAACGAATCCCCGCCGAGACGAAGCTGACGGATTGGCTCGTTCGAGTCATGGATGTTGAGAAGGCGCAGGTCCCGCTTCGTCCCGAAGTTCTCGACGTACTCGTCCTTCCAGGCGAGGAACGTGTTCTTCGGTCCAATCATGATGATCTTGTTCACGCGGTCGACCTCCGGGGAGGACAGATAGGCGAAGGCGCCGTATACCATCGAGGTCTTCCCGGCACCCGGCACGGAGAAGTTTGCCGCCCGGTGCATCTCCGCCAT
This window contains:
- a CDS encoding SNF2-related protein, whose amino-acid sequence is MSHDSDFRDLVLRPSYYTTEHQIGKDFYTPVLGRAVAYDRVSGYFSSKALASYGQGVKGLVRNGGRMRLIVSEELSEEDVRLIRQGYALREQTVDDLLGRLDERLDSQEMMDYCNLAHLIATGVVDIRIGFKSSGLFHSKFGLVEDGYGNVIYFTGSNNETSAAIQNNFESFDITTTWLSSPFDVEKIPRARREFDLLWADRMREENIYVKHIEELIIKKILTYDKGTIILDKEMLQEDAMILTVDDDGRFVIHDNVTPGKMKENELTIKTKLKPYYADAGYPHFREDLTYVEIRKVIELFEKLGRRRDFDVVVTRALAEHLERQTYLIEERSNYAMLLKTQDDRIEDKYANFASIVDRELHRELRDKQMQSAFYMAEMHRAANFSVPGAGKTSMVYGAFAYLSSPEVDRVNKIIMIGPKNTFLAWKDEYVENFGTKRDLRLLNIHDSNEPIRQLRLGGDSFDLVLVNYESLGRFEGVLSDVIDGRTMLVFDEVHKIKGMKSKRAQIAKRLSTLTSYKYVLTGTPIPNTYEDVYNFLNILYGEDYKSFFNFKPSELKNPSSTRIEEINAKMLPFFWRTTKHELQVPQAEPDIQYHVEANDAEQAIIDLVHRKYLGNPFSMYIRLLQASTCPELLLRALDFQEMYGEEEASGLTFAGQEDTPPVTLDRSEVELLRRVPTTRKFRAGVELVSDLHDEGKTAVVWCMFVHTIDKFRAELLARGIKAEAIYGSTPLEERERIIKSFQAGELDVIVTNPHTLAESVSLHHVCHDAVYLEYSFNLTHMLQSRDRIHRLGLPQGQYTRYHYMMMQGQPEEHGMVDEKIYDRLKMKEQRMLDAIENGELRPDPTVDYEEIIALFE